The following are encoded together in the Pseudoalteromonas ruthenica genome:
- the panP gene encoding pyridoxal-dependent aspartate 1-decarboxylase PanP, with product MSDKRFAVASEQSLMRVFTVPEAPDSTLSKIEAEISSNLAGFLNENIAAVEKPLHEIERDFESAQVPEEPMFVSAHAQDIMEKLVAHSVHTAAPSFIGHMTSALPHFVLPLSKLMVGLNQNLVKIETSKAFTPLERQVVGMLHHMAYGREQKFYDKWMHSAKTSLGAFCSGGTVANITALWIARNCLLKAEGDFKGIGAQGLVSAMFHYGYKGLAVLVSERGHYSLGKAADVLGIGRDNFIAIPTDEDNKVDVAAMRKEARALEAQGIKVMALVGVAGTTETGNIDPLNDMADLAEELGCHFHVDAAWGGATLLSNNHRHLLSGIERADSITIDAHKQMYVPMGAGIVLFKDPSATDAIEHHAEYILRKGSKDLGSHTLEGSRPGMAMLVHACLRIIGRKGYEMLIDKSLEKARFFADLIKSEADFELISEPELCLLTYRYVPEKIKARLQQADEQTKLDIYAALNRFTASMQKRQREAGRSFVSRTRLTPAAYGYQPTVVFRVVLANPLTSKAILKDILAEQRELAASDPMYKKYLSKYL from the coding sequence ATGAGTGATAAGCGTTTTGCCGTCGCATCAGAGCAGAGCTTGATGCGCGTCTTTACGGTGCCAGAGGCACCGGACTCAACGCTCAGTAAAATAGAAGCCGAGATTTCTAGTAATCTAGCTGGCTTTTTAAATGAGAACATTGCTGCGGTTGAAAAACCGCTGCATGAAATCGAGCGCGACTTCGAATCAGCTCAGGTTCCCGAAGAGCCGATGTTTGTCAGTGCCCATGCTCAGGACATCATGGAAAAGCTGGTCGCGCATTCCGTGCATACCGCTGCCCCGAGCTTTATTGGTCATATGACCTCGGCGTTACCTCATTTTGTGCTGCCACTGTCCAAACTCATGGTGGGTCTTAACCAAAACCTGGTAAAGATCGAAACCTCCAAAGCTTTTACCCCATTAGAGCGCCAAGTGGTCGGCATGCTGCATCATATGGCGTATGGTCGCGAGCAAAAGTTTTACGACAAGTGGATGCATAGCGCCAAAACCTCGCTCGGTGCGTTTTGCTCCGGGGGCACGGTGGCGAACATTACCGCCTTGTGGATAGCGCGCAACTGCTTGCTTAAGGCCGAAGGTGATTTTAAAGGCATTGGCGCCCAAGGATTGGTGTCGGCGATGTTTCACTACGGCTACAAAGGTTTGGCGGTATTGGTTTCCGAGCGAGGCCATTATTCCCTTGGCAAGGCCGCCGATGTGCTCGGTATTGGCCGCGATAACTTTATCGCGATTCCTACCGATGAAGATAATAAAGTCGATGTTGCGGCGATGCGCAAAGAAGCGCGTGCCCTCGAAGCCCAAGGTATTAAAGTAATGGCCTTGGTGGGAGTCGCAGGGACCACCGAAACCGGCAATATCGACCCGTTGAATGACATGGCTGATCTGGCCGAGGAGCTAGGCTGTCACTTCCATGTCGATGCGGCTTGGGGTGGAGCCACCTTGTTATCGAATAATCACCGTCATCTGCTCAGTGGCATCGAGCGTGCAGACTCCATCACCATTGATGCGCACAAACAAATGTATGTGCCTATGGGCGCGGGAATCGTGTTATTTAAAGACCCCAGCGCGACCGACGCCATAGAGCACCACGCTGAATATATACTGCGTAAAGGTTCAAAAGATTTAGGCAGTCATACTTTAGAGGGTAGCCGCCCGGGAATGGCGATGTTGGTGCATGCCTGCTTACGTATAATCGGTCGTAAAGGCTATGAGATGCTGATCGATAAAAGCTTAGAGAAAGCGCGCTTTTTCGCTGATTTAATTAAATCGGAAGCGGATTTTGAACTGATCTCCGAGCCTGAACTGTGCTTATTAACCTACCGTTATGTGCCAGAGAAAATAAAGGCACGGTTGCAGCAGGCGGATGAGCAAACCAAGCTGGATATTTACGCCGCATTGAATCGTTTCACCGCTAGCATGCAAAAGCGCCAGCGTGAGGCGGGGCGTTCATTTGTATCGCGTACCCGGTTGACTCCGGCTGCCTACGGCTATCAGCCTACGGTGGTATTTCGTGTGGTATTGGCGAACCCACTCACATCGAAAGCGATACTTAAGGACATTCTGGCAGAGCAGCGCGAATTAGCCGCCTCAGATCCGATGTATAAAAAGTACTTGTCTAAGTACCTTTAA
- a CDS encoding alpha/beta fold hydrolase has translation MFYSSEALLHKNDDAIAQFWQQDMHKGFVDTRQGKLFYAYHLPYQADFALVISSGRIEAAQKYQELLWEFARNNIAVFIVDHQGQGRSYRHLEDSHKGYVGHFDDYSRDLAQFVNEVVERHWQGKKILLGHSMGGAIALDYLCHHRHSFSGAFLSAPMLQLDTGNIKAWQARLWAWLMTLVGQGGRYVPGHGPYRNIPFAENELTHSEARYTRFRQLYEQHSDMQLGGVTYAWLNAAFAAIKKLRTCQCPVPLFVAAAQCDTVVDPSPYNDFIHGQRQAVLKTYQGAKHELLCEHDTVRKPLIRDLLTFCQDL, from the coding sequence ATGTTCTACTCCAGCGAAGCACTACTGCATAAAAATGATGACGCCATCGCGCAATTTTGGCAGCAAGATATGCATAAGGGCTTTGTGGACACACGCCAAGGTAAGTTATTTTACGCCTACCATTTACCCTACCAAGCTGACTTTGCGTTAGTGATCAGCTCAGGGCGCATTGAAGCGGCACAGAAATACCAAGAGCTGCTGTGGGAATTTGCGCGTAATAACATTGCCGTGTTTATTGTTGACCATCAAGGTCAAGGGCGCTCTTATCGCCATCTTGAAGATAGCCACAAAGGGTATGTAGGGCACTTTGATGATTACAGCCGAGACCTTGCGCAATTCGTAAACGAGGTGGTTGAACGCCACTGGCAAGGGAAAAAAATACTCCTTGGCCACTCCATGGGGGGAGCAATCGCCTTAGATTATCTTTGTCACCACCGCCATTCGTTCAGCGGCGCGTTTTTAAGCGCCCCGATGCTGCAACTGGATACCGGTAATATCAAAGCTTGGCAAGCACGCTTATGGGCATGGCTAATGACCTTAGTCGGTCAAGGCGGGCGTTATGTCCCTGGACACGGCCCTTATCGTAATATCCCCTTTGCAGAAAATGAACTGACCCACAGTGAAGCCCGGTATACGCGCTTTCGCCAGTTATATGAGCAGCACAGCGATATGCAATTGGGGGGGGTGACTTACGCCTGGCTTAACGCCGCTTTTGCCGCTATCAAGAAGCTACGGACCTGCCAATGTCCTGTGCCGTTATTTGTCGCTGCAGCACAATGCGATACCGTGGTTGACCCAAGTCCTTATAACGACTTTATCCATGGTCAACGCCAAGCTGTATTAAAAACCTACCAAGGGGCTAAGCATGAGCTTTTGTGTGAGCATGATACGGTGCGTAAGCCACTCATTCGCGACTTACTCACCTTCTGTCAGGACTTGTAG
- the rpsU gene encoding 30S ribosomal protein S21 has product MPVVKVRENEPFDVALRRFKRSCEKAGILSEVRRREHYEKPTAARKRKKAAAVKRHMKKLSRENARRVRLY; this is encoded by the coding sequence ATGCCAGTAGTTAAAGTAAGAGAAAACGAGCCGTTTGACGTAGCTCTACGCCGCTTCAAGCGTTCATGTGAAAAAGCAGGTATCCTTTCAGAAGTTCGTCGTCGCGAGCACTATGAAAAGCCAACCGCTGCGCGTAAGCGTAAAAAAGCGGCTGCTGTTAAGCGTCACATGAAAAAGCTTTCTCGCGAAAACGCACGTCGCGTTCGTTTATACTAA
- the tsaD gene encoding tRNA (adenosine(37)-N6)-threonylcarbamoyltransferase complex transferase subunit TsaD, whose product MRILGIESSCDETGIAIYDDEQGLLAHQLYSQVKMHADYGGVVPELASRDHVRKTLPLIEAAFAEAKCGPEDLDGVAYTAGPGLVGALLVGSSIARSLAYGWQLPTVAVHHMEGHLLAPMLEERVPEFPFVALLVSGGHTLLVKVSNIGEYQVLGESVDDAAGEAFDKTAKLLGLDYPGGPLLAKLAEQGTPGRFKFPRPMTDRPGLDFSFSGLKTSAANTIRNEGDDSQTKADIAHAFQTAVIDTLAIKCKRALKQTGIKRLVIAGGVSANTYLREQLAKVMQGMQGEVYYPRPAFCTDNGAMIAYAGMQRLKAGQTGDVSTQVMPRWPIDSLPSIA is encoded by the coding sequence TTGCGCATTTTGGGAATAGAATCTTCCTGTGACGAGACCGGGATTGCTATTTATGACGATGAACAAGGTTTGCTTGCGCATCAATTATATAGCCAAGTGAAAATGCATGCCGATTATGGCGGCGTGGTGCCTGAATTAGCATCGCGCGATCATGTGCGTAAGACATTGCCTTTAATTGAAGCTGCGTTTGCCGAAGCAAAATGTGGCCCTGAGGATTTAGATGGTGTGGCCTATACCGCAGGTCCAGGCCTTGTAGGGGCTTTATTAGTAGGCTCATCCATTGCACGCTCCTTAGCCTATGGGTGGCAGCTCCCTACTGTGGCGGTTCACCATATGGAAGGACATTTGCTGGCACCGATGTTGGAAGAGCGAGTCCCAGAGTTTCCTTTTGTGGCTCTGTTGGTATCCGGAGGGCATACGCTGTTGGTGAAGGTTAGCAATATCGGTGAATACCAAGTACTTGGTGAATCGGTGGATGATGCTGCCGGTGAAGCCTTCGATAAAACCGCAAAGTTACTTGGGTTAGATTATCCTGGCGGACCCTTATTGGCGAAGTTGGCAGAGCAAGGCACGCCGGGGCGCTTTAAGTTCCCCCGACCAATGACCGACAGACCTGGCTTGGATTTTAGCTTTAGCGGGTTGAAGACCTCTGCGGCAAATACCATTCGTAATGAAGGGGACGACTCACAAACGAAGGCTGATATTGCCCATGCTTTTCAAACAGCGGTGATCGACACCTTGGCGATTAAGTGTAAGCGAGCACTTAAGCAAACCGGTATAAAACGTTTGGTGATCGCCGGTGGAGTCAGTGCCAATACTTATTTACGTGAACAGTTGGCGAAGGTAATGCAAGGCATGCAAGGTGAGGTGTACTATCCGCGCCCAGCTTTTTGTACAGATAATGGTGCGATGATCGCCTACGCCGGCATGCAGCGCCTAAAAGCAGGGCAAACTGGCGATGTGAGCACGCAAGTTATGCCGCGCTGGCCAATAGATAGTTTACCGAGCATTGCTTAA
- a CDS encoding GatB/YqeY domain-containing protein — MSLLVTLKDAQKDAMRAKDKMRLGAVRSVLAAIKQREIDERITLDEAAITSVIVKLVKQRRDSYTQYKDAGRDDLADVEAAEIAVLEEFLPKPLNEDEINQLIDNAIADTGAQGMQDMGKVMGVIKSQAEGRADMGKLSGLIKQRLSA, encoded by the coding sequence ATGAGTCTTTTAGTTACCTTAAAAGATGCACAAAAAGACGCGATGCGTGCCAAGGACAAAATGCGCCTTGGTGCTGTGCGTTCAGTATTAGCAGCCATTAAACAGCGTGAGATCGACGAGCGCATTACCTTAGACGAAGCCGCGATTACCTCGGTTATCGTTAAGCTCGTTAAGCAACGCCGTGATTCTTATACTCAGTATAAAGACGCCGGTCGTGACGATCTCGCTGATGTGGAAGCTGCCGAAATTGCGGTTTTAGAGGAGTTTCTTCCAAAGCCACTGAACGAGGATGAGATCAATCAACTGATTGATAACGCCATCGCCGACACCGGTGCCCAAGGCATGCAAGACATGGGTAAAGTGATGGGCGTAATTAAGAGTCAAGCTGAAGGCCGTGCCGATATGGGCAAATTATCAGGCCTTATTAAACAGCGACTCAGCGCCTAG